The proteins below are encoded in one region of Hordeum vulgare subsp. vulgare chromosome 3H, MorexV3_pseudomolecules_assembly, whole genome shotgun sequence:
- the LOC123442349 gene encoding uncharacterized protein LOC123442349, which produces MGTEDPEPQTLAAGELVWAKTKGRHHWWPARLHSPSTQSPLVSSLGAEYSDDHRPAAAVKPFLAAPDADALARANTGLAFIAAVAHARATAVDILCDALTCPCARDPNSQSPDNKVVITTVANLDPRDFLAALASAAVDPPAVGLLDHARLNSWVRALAQGWGPDRYQRRTQAELADKIDLDMLAEDGAASEDEHKEDNKAVPVLLPHNKTPNQRRRRTKPPHMDKEEEDKAVPHKTPKPTRRAKAESEEEEEEEEENLSGNASTQKKEEQSGTARSGRRERKKSKYLSPPYTSIGIFALEDKSPDSPKKSPITGAANKDERKNNKGSPPEEKQHHKKNSKVVPPPPPPENVGAQEVLLLVRCFGEDVSHKRHFPKAAEDFLGLLRSSVFAEGADHDSYREHHCPVAKNAGADVPIAGLVSDSGAALKQGKGKRGRKKKDQDGTGDSSVKKNKAEKTSPVDALDSPAEKKKGENVSEKKRGRKKKEQDGTKGSVIRRKKMDKTSPKATLGPGLVITPAIPIRQVSAEDIMSQVKSAGTGAGVADQKKNNLLVSKSPISAIMSGGVKSREEQDQAGDGGPVVNAQVNASSEEKNEEGTVEASTDMNVDALDGDVPSQGAHADVSMLETDMNVETDMNVDPLSGDVPAKSGAQAQVTMPEAGMNVDILSGDVPAGSAAQAQVTVPETGGFQVDMNVECVGVVDVPVAVVQTEAMDLEANIPVVDMNEQVAAVADVPAATSGLLLPTSQPAAGNKDSASVQVRAAQESYTSLIQAMLPEPYKKVEEVSAGTGVVAAPQGEAQKVEQTSQKKAVADGGATFANHSSAAKGTSATNGTPCPDAPTSGQKRRNKKPAAYFANPAEIRVKFKGGTMIPTKDELLSEFRRFGVLVESECDISEERREARVVFGKSTEAEAAYTKAEIPGIFGQFGPPWATLGLNYLEAITLVPPAPKPPLARADMRKNVENMISSLKNGRSLPLNIGAAFPAAAGGGAPVSESLLAEMQRLLSKLDKTQPPPGPSGSAPPS; this is translated from the coding sequence ATGGGGACGGAGGATcccgagccccaaaccctagccgccggggAGCTGGTCTGGGCCAAGACCAAGGGCCGCCACCACTGGTGGCCAGCGCGCCTCCACTCCCCCTCCACCCAATCCCCCCTCGTCTCCTCCCTCGGCGCCGAGTACTCCGACGACCACCGCCCCGCCGCAGCCGTCAAGCCCTTcctcgccgcccccgacgccgaCGCCCTCGCCCGCGCCAACACCGGCCTCGCCTTCATCGCCGCCGTCGCCCACGCCAGGGCCACCGCCGTCGATATCCTCTGCGACGCCCTCACATGCCCCTGCGCGCGCGACCCCAACTCCCAATCACCCGACAACAAAGTCGTCATCACCACCGTCGCCAACCTCGACCCCCGCGACTTCCTCGCCGCCCTCGCCAGCGCCGCCGTCGACCCCCCCGCCGTCGGCCTGCTGGACCACGCCCGCCTCAACAGCTGGGTCCGGGCGCTCGCCCAGGGATGGGGCCCCGACCGCTACCAGCGCCGCACCCAAGCCGAGCTTGCTGACAAGATTGACCTCGACATGCTGGCCGAGGACGGCGCCGCCTCCGAAGACGAACACAAGGAGGACAACAAGGCCGTCCCGGTGCTGCTGCCACACAACAAGACACCCAACCAGAGGAGGAGGCGCACCAAACCCCCACAcatggacaaggaggaggaggacaaagcCGTGCCACACAAGACGCCCAAGCCAACGAGGCGCGCCAAAGCCGAatccgaagaagaggaggaggaggaggaggagaacctcaGCGGCAATGCCAGCacccagaagaaggaggagcagagcGGCACTGCCCGGTCGGGGAGGCGTGAGCGCAAGAAGAGCAAGTATCTCTCGCCGCCCTACACCAGCATCGGCATCTTTGCTCTTGAGGACAAGTCCCCCGATTCGCCAAAGAAATCGCCCATCACCGGCGCTGCTAACAaggatgagaggaagaacaacaaGGGGTCACCACCAGAGGAGAAGCAGCATCACAAGAAGAACAGCAAGGTggtgccaccgccgccgccgccggaaaaTGTAGGCGCACAGGAGGTCCTGCTGCTGGTGCGCTGCTTCGGGGAGGACGTCTCTCACAAGAGGCATTTTCCCAAGGCCGCAGAGGACTTCCTTGGGCTGCTTAGGAGCTCCGTGTTTGCCGAGGGTGCTGACCATGACTCCTACCGGGAACATCACTGTCCAGTGGCCAAGAATGCTGGTGCAGACGTCCCTATTGCTGGCCTCGTTTCTGATTCAGGTGCTGCTTTGAAACAGGGCAAGGGTAAGCGTGGCAGAAAGAAGAAGGACCAGGATGGCACTGGCGATTCTTCTgtcaagaagaacaaggcggagaAGACCTCTCCCGTGGACGCTCTTGACTCTCCAGCGGAGAAGAAGAAAGGGGAGAATGTTTCTGAGAAGAAGAGGGGCcgaaagaagaaggagcaggatggAACCAAAGGCTCTGTTatcaggaggaagaagatggacaaAACCTCCCCAAAGGCAACTCTTGGGCCTGGCTTGGTTATCACTCCCGCTATTCCTATCAGGCAGGTTAGTGCTGAAGATATCATGAGCCAAGTGAAGTCAGCAGGCACGGGAGCTGGGGTTGCtgatcagaagaagaacaacttgCTGGTGTCCAAGAGCCCTATTTCAGCCATAATGTCTGGAGGTGTAAAATCAAGAGAGGAGCAGGACCAAGCAGGAGACGGCGGTCCAGTCGTTAATGCACAAGTGAATGCTTCATCTGAGGAAAAGAATGAGGAGGGTACCGTGGAAGCAAGTACTGATATGAATGTGGATGCTCTTGACGGAGATGTGCCTTCCCAGGGTGCCCATGCAGATGTTTCTATGCTTGAAACTGATATGAACGTGGAAACTGATATGAACGTGGATCCTCTTAGCGGAGATGTGCCTGCCAAGAGTGGTGCCCAGGCTCAAGTGACTATGCCTGAAGCTGGTATGAATGTGGATATTCTTAGCGGAGATGTTCCTGCCGGAAGCGCCGCCCAGGCTCAAGTGACAGTGCCTGAAACTGGTGGTTTTCAGGTAGACATGAATGTGGAATGTGTTGGTGTTGTAGATGTGCCTGTCGCAGTTGTCCAGACGGAAGCAATGGACCTGGAAGCTAATATTCCTGTGGTAGATATGAATGAACAAGTTGCTGCTGTGGCAGATGTGCCTGCTGCTACAAGTGGTTTGTTGCTTCCTACGTCCCAGCCTGCAGCTGGAAACAAAGACAGCGCAAGTGTGCAAGTGCGTGCAGCCCAAGAGTCCTACACATCTCTGATTCAGGCGATGCTGCCGGAACCATACAAGAAAGTGGAGGAGGTGTCTGCTGGAACAGGTGTCGTCGCGGCGCCTCAAGGTGAGGCTCAAAAGGTTGAACAGACTAGCCAGAAGAAGGCAGTTGCTGATGGAGGAGCTACTTTTGCAAACCATTCTTCTGCTGCAAAAGGCACTAGTGCTACCAATGGGACCCCCTGCCCTGATGCACCCACCTCTGGCCAGAAGAGGAGGAACAAGAAGCCTGCAGCATACTTTGCAAACCCAGCAGAGATCCGGGTGAAATTCAAGGGTGGCACCATGATCCCGACCAAGGATGAGCTGCTCTCTGAGTTCCGCAGGTTCGGCGTCCTGGTGGAGTCGGAGTGCGACATATCGGAAGAGCGCCGCGAGGCCCGCGTGGTGTTTGGGAAGAgcacggaggcggaggcggcctaCACCAAGGCGGAGATCCCAGGCATCTTCGGGCAGTTCGGGcctccctgggccaccctggggcTCAACTACCTGGAGGCCATCACGCTTGTGCCCCCGGCTCCCAAGCCCCCGCTGGCTCGTGCTGACATGAGGAAGAACGTGGAGAACATGATCTCGTCCCTGAAGAACGGGCGCTCTTTGCCCCTCAACATCGGAGCGGCGTTCCCGGCCGCCGCTGGAGGAGGAGCGCCCGTGTCGGAGAGCCTCCTTGCTGAGATGCAGCGGCTCCTGTCCAAGCTCGACAAGACGCAGCCGCCTCCTGGGCCTTCGGGCTCGGCTCCGCCGTCGTAG
- the LOC123442350 gene encoding protein RER1B-like, translated as MDSGGGGGGGGGAAAAVAKWRTDGTRAFQYYLDRSTPHSTGRWLGTLVVAAVYALRVLSIHGFYIVSYGLGIYLLNLLIGFLSPMVDPELDPSAANDGPALPTRGSDEFKPFIRRLPEFKFWYAITKAFVIAFVMTFFSVFDVPVFWPILLCYWIVLFVLTMKRQILHMVKYKYVPFNIGKQKYGGKKGGASSSSSKD; from the exons ATggactccggcggcggcggcggcgggggcgggggcgctgCTGCGGCGGTGGCCAAGTGGCGGACGGACGGGACGCGGGCCTTCCAGTACTACCTGGACCGTTCGACGCCGCACTCGACGGGCCGGTGGCTGGGCacgctggtggtggcggcggtgtacGCGCTGAGGGTCTTGTCCATCCACGGCTTCTACATCGTCAGCTACGGCCTCGGGATCTACCTCCTCAACCTCCTCATCGGCTTCCTCTCCCCCATGGTCGACCCGGAGCTCGATCCATCCGCCGCCAACGACGGGCCCGCCCTCCCCACCCGCGGCTCCGACGAGTTCAAGCCATTCATCAGGAGGCTGCCCGAGTTCAAGTTCTG GTATGCAATCACAAAGGCTTTTGTTATAGCTTTTGTCATGACATTCTTCTCCGTGTTCGACGTCCCTGTCTTCTGGCCTATACTGCTCTGCTACTGGATTGTACTCTTTGTGCTCACCATGAAGCGCCAGATTCTCCACATGGTCAAGTACAAATACGTGCCCTTCAACATCGGGAAGCAG AAATACGGCGGGAAGAAGGGTGGCGCGAGCAGCAGCTCGTCGAAAGACTGA